One window from the genome of Cottoperca gobio chromosome 15, fCotGob3.1, whole genome shotgun sequence encodes:
- the mrpl57 gene encoding large ribosomal subunit protein mL63, producing the protein MFLTLMLLRKGIPGKQWIGKYRRPRPVTWQMMRNTVKHLEREAENEYWISRPYLTPQQEYCHAAERRAENWRNIKEAKFANFPQHKHITDHLSHLKITKTWSS; encoded by the coding sequence ATGTTCCTCACCCTCATGCTGCTGCGGAAAGGCATCCCCGGGAAGCAGTGGATCGGAAAGTATCGTCGCCCACGACCTGTTACATGGCAGATGATGCGCAATACGGTGAAGCATCTGGAGCGCGAGGCTGAGAACGAATACTGGATCAGCCGGCCGTACTTGACTCCGCAGCAGGAGTACTGCCACGCCGCAGAGCGAAGAGCCGAGAATTGGCGCAACATCAAAGAGGCCAAATTCGCCAATTTTCCACAACACAAGCACATCACGGATCACCTGAGTCATCTCAAAATCACCAAGACTTGGTCAAGTTAA